CAAGGTGATTAAAGACAGAATAAATATCCGGTTGGAGCCAAGTGAATCTGCTTGGATATTAGGGAAAGCTAATAAGTCAACCGTAGTTAGTATTTTGGGTAAAAAAGGAGACTGGTATAAAATTCAACCAATTTATCAAAGTTATGGATGGGTAAATAAAAAATTTATCAGTAAAGAAATAAAATTCTCTCAAAAGAAAGAACTCCCGGATTTACCTGTTAAAGATATTCAATCTCCAGATTTTTTGGTTGTTGAAGGTATGGTTAGCCCATACGGGGTAGTGTTATGGCGCAAAGCCACGCATAAATTAGTTACTCATGAGAGCAAGATTTATTTATTAAAAGGAGACCGTAAAGCCTTAGATAGCCTCAATTATCATAAGGTTAAAGTTACCGGGAAATTAATCAGCCCGGCTCTAGCTAAGTATCCTATTATTCAGATCGATATTGTCGAGGCGTTGAGTTGAGCTTCTTAAGCTTAGTTATTTATTTTACCATATCATTTTCACTTTTATTGATCGCCATGACTGTGCATGAATTTGCACATGGTTTGACTGCTTATAAGGATTCTACGGCTAGTTTAAGTGGCCGTTTAACTTTGAATCCGCTGGCGCATATCGACCCATTCTGGACATTTCTTTTACCGTTCATACTTTTTATAACTACAAGCGGGCGTTTTGTTTTTGGCGCGGCCAAGCCTGTTCCTATAAATTACTGGGCCCTGAAAAATCCTAAAAGAGATATTATTAGGTGCTCTTGACCGCATACTTTGGCCGTTGGTCAATTTTGTGATTAGTATAATGGGAGTAAATTTTTAATATGCGTAAAGCCAAGGTTAATTTGGGTAAACGAACTTATTCAATAAT
The genomic region above belongs to Candidatus Omnitrophota bacterium and contains:
- a CDS encoding SH3 domain-containing protein, producing the protein MPLNLKYRVTFIILVICFVWSIVAFGADAVVFKGQVNTENINVRVDATVSSAIICGLSKWELVEVISESYDWYKIRLPKEAPSYVKEDLLECLNSDTVTNPGRCLSAKVIKDRINIRLEPSESAWILGKANKSTVVSILGKKGDWYKIQPIYQSYGWVNKKFISKEIKFSQKKELPDLPVKDIQSPDFLVVEGMVSPYGVVLWRKATHKLVTHESKIYLLKGDRKALDSLNYHKVKVTGKLISPALAKYPIIQIDIVEALS
- a CDS encoding site-2 protease family protein, whose protein sequence is MSFLSLVIYFTISFSLLLIAMTVHEFAHGLTAYKDSTASLSGRLTLNPLAHIDPFWTFLLPFILFITTSGRFVFGAAKPVPINYWALKNPKRDIIRCS